From Desulfallas thermosapovorans DSM 6562:
AGGGTATGTCTTCCCCGATGTGTTTAACGTGATCGTTTTTATCCACATAATATATTTGCTTGTGCAGCGTGCCGCTGATAAGCACCTTCTTCACCACTGGCTGGCGGTGTTGTTTACGGTGCCAGCCGAACCTTTCCCAGCCCTCTTCTTCAATAACGCTAATCCACCGGTCTCCGTTTTCGTGTACGAAAACCGGCCTGGCTTCGAAATCATCCAGGCGTGCATCAATATGGTCAATTTTTTGCGCCACTTCGGGCAATGTGGCGATGTTATCCACAACAACCTGTACTTCCACTTCTGCCAGAACCACTGGAACCTTTACTTTGACGCATAAAACATTATCAGGCTCGCTGTAGAAATATTGAATGGGCATTACTTCAAGACCCCCTTTCTCACAAATTGCAAGACAGTTCGCTGGTTGACCAAAGATATTTGTATTAATAATATACGTTAAATTAAATATATGCTGAAAAACTAGGAAAAGTGAGGAAATTGAGTGATTAATTATAGAAATGATGACTACATATTGGTGAAAGGGAAGAGGTTCTGTTATAAGGGGCGGTTATGATAAAAATTACAAATGCCGATTGGCCAAAGGAAATCAACCATTATATAATTTTTATAAAGTTATATTTTTTGGCTATTATTTATAGCTCTTGCAATAAACGATAATAAAACGTCGATAATTATGGCAATGCTAAAAGAATTTGGAATATCATGCATTTGTTTAAGGGGAGAATAACTATGCGTGACAGTATACCAAGGTCAAACCTGGTGTTAAATGACATGGAGAAGATGCTCATCAGAAAGGCCGGCACAACAATACAATATCCCGCGAAACATACGGTATTTACCGCGGGTGATATTTCCGACCGGGTATACCTGATCGAAAGCGGATGGGTAAATATGTACCGGCTTTCCGCTGAAGGAAAAAAAGTTTCGGTGGGTAGTATTCGCAATCCCGGGGAATTAATGGGCCTGTCCGAGGCAATACTGGGCATTAACCGGACGTGTTTTGCATGCACCATTGGCAAGGTATCGATGGTAATTATAACCAGGCAAGATTTTGAGGAACTGATGGAGCAACATTCTTTTTTGGCCATTAAAGTGGCTAAATTGCTGGGGGCCAGGATGCGTGAGGCCGAAGCGCTCAATTATGAACTGGTTTGTACCCAGGCCCCCGGCAGGCTGGCCCTGATGCTGATGCGGATGGGTGAGCGGATGGGGCAAAAGACCATCAATGGAACCTGTTTAAACTTAAATATTACCCACGAGGAGATAGCCAATATGGTGGGCACTTCCCGGCAAACGGTAACTTCACTGCTAAACACCTTTAAACAGGAGAAAAGCATTGTATACGAAGGCAGGGCAATACGGGTTATTTACCCTGATAAACTGGCTAAATGGGTGGTATAGGGTAGTAAAGTAACATAAACAAGACCGGCAAATTATACCGGTCTTGTTTTGTTTAATCTCGATTATCGTCGCTAAGACTCCCG
This genomic window contains:
- a CDS encoding Crp/Fnr family transcriptional regulator: MRDSIPRSNLVLNDMEKMLIRKAGTTIQYPAKHTVFTAGDISDRVYLIESGWVNMYRLSAEGKKVSVGSIRNPGELMGLSEAILGINRTCFACTIGKVSMVIITRQDFEELMEQHSFLAIKVAKLLGARMREAEALNYELVCTQAPGRLALMLMRMGERMGQKTINGTCLNLNITHEEIANMVGTSRQTVTSLLNTFKQEKSIVYEGRAIRVIYPDKLAKWVV